The Klebsiella aerogenes KCTC 2190 region GGCACGTCAAAACCCCAGTGGTCGGGGAATTTCTGATCTTCGGCGGCAATCACCGCCAGCCCCATCCAGGGGGAAATCTCGTCCATGCCAACCCAATCAGAATGGGCGACATAATGGAAATCACCGGAGAACCAGGCGCTAACCTGGCGCTCCAGCATCACCGCTGAGAACGGCACCGGCAGGACGCTGAATACGGCGATACCGCCGCCCCAGAACACCACACAGACCAGCAGCAGGCGCTTAATCATCGCCAGCGGCGCAACACGCTTACTCATTCAGCGAGAACCAGTACGCGATCGACCAGTTTCTCAATACCGCTGGCTGCCTCGGCAATATTCTGCGCCAGCATATAAGCAGGCGTGGTCACCACTTTGTTGTCTTCATCGACCACGATGTCGTCAACCGGGCACGGCACGTGCTCCGCGCCCATCTCTTCCAGCACCTCGGCAGTATCCGGATCGGTACCGATGGTTATCCGCAGCGGCGTCGGGAAAATCTTCGGCAACAGCGCCGGCGCGATACACATAAAGCCCAGCGGCTTACCCGCTTCGTGCATCGCCAGCGTTAACGCCTGCAGATCGCGATCAACAACGCATTCACTTCCCTGGGCGGCAAAATTACTCAGGTTTTTCGCCGCGCCCAAGCCGCCTGGCACAATCAGCGCATCCAGCTCGTCCGCGCGGGCGCTGGCCAAAGGCTGAATAGCGCCGCGCGCCAGGCGCGCCGCTTCAATCAGCACGTTGCGGCTTTCCGCCATCGTTTCGCCGGTCAGATGGTTGATCACGTCGGTTTGCGCCTTATCCGGCGCAAAGCAAACCGCCTGCGCGCCGCGACGCGCAATGGCCAACAGGGTAATGACCGCTTCATGGATTTCTGCGCCGTCGTAAACGCCACAGCCGCTTAGTACCACGCCAATCTTCTTCATCTTGCTAACCCCTTAGCGCAACTCTATGAAACAAGTAAATAATTTTGATTTACTCGCTATGCTTCACATATTTTACCGATTCACGTAACAAAATATTTATGGTTTGCTATCTTAATGAGCGAGCAAGCCAAATCCTCAGGTTGCGCCGTGTAAAAAAATCACTCGAACAATCCTGGCTCAACAACCAGTTCCCTGGTGTTGGCGCAGTATTCGCGCACCCCGGTTTATCCGGGGTCATTTTTTATCCGCCGCCGCAATCCAGGCCTTCAGTACCGCAACATCGTTTTGCCACTCGGATTTCATCTCTTCCACCCACTCGCCGACGTTGTCTTCCCAGGCGGGTAAATCTGGCGTTTGGATCTGCTGCCCTAATTGCTGGATATGACGCAAGCCTATCGACCCCGCCGCGCCCTTAATTTTATGGCCTTCATCGACGATACCTTTCTGGTCGCGCGCGGTGAGATTCGATTCCAGCACGGACATGTAGCCCGGCATCATCTTCTCGAACACCGCCAGCCCGTCGGTAATCAGCTTCGGCCCCACCAGCTCAATATATTGTTCCAGCATGTCGGTATCCAGTACCGATGCCGATTTCGCCACATCCACCGCAGGCGGCTCATGGCCATCGTCTTCCGGCGCATCCCAGAATTTCTTGATGATCGCGGTTAACGCCGGTACCGACAGCGGCTTGCTCAGTACATCATCCATGCCGGCATCAAGGTACTCTTTTTTGTCCTTCAGGACGTTGGCGGTCAGCGCCACCAGCGGCGGCAACTCATCGGCGGCATAGCGTTGTTTTAGCTGTCGCGAGATATCGAGGCCGGTCATGTCCGGTAGCTGAATGTCCAGCAGCACCAGGTCGTATTCGCCGGGTTCGAACATCTCCAGCGCGGCTTTACCAGTCATCGCCACGTCCACGCTGTTGCCCAATTTTTCCAGCACCGAACGGGCGACAATCACGTTCAGTTCGATATCTTCCACCAGCAGCACATTCAGCGCCGGCAGCGGCATATCGTCTTCGGCCAGCGTATCTTCAACTTCATCAGCTACCGCCTGCGCGTGTACGGTCAAGGTAAACGTCGCCCCCTGCCCCGGCTGGCTGGTCACGCTGATATCGCCGCCCATATTGCGCGCCAGCCGGCGCGATACCGCCAGCCCGATACCGGTACCGGTTGCCGGTTTACCGCCGTGGCTGTCTTTCACCTGATAATACATGGCGAAAATTTTGTCCTGCTCCGCCTGCGGGATACCGATACCGGAGTCCTCGACTTCGAAGTGCAGCATATCGCCTTCGTCATAGCGGACGCGCACGGTGACATTGCCCTGTTGGGTAAACTTCACCGCATTGCTGATCAGGTTCCACAGGATCTGCCGCAGACGCGTGCCATCGGTTATCACCTTATGCGGCAGCGGCTGGGTTGGCTCCATCACAAAGCGCAAACCTTTCTGCTGCGCCTGCAGGCCTGAGAGGTTCTCCAGATCGGCAAGGAAGCTGGTAAAATCCACCTCCTGATTATCAAGCTGAACTTTGCGCCGCTCCATCTTATCCATATCGATAATATCGTTGAAGATATTCCCCAGCGTCACCGCTGAAACATGGATAGTTTTCAGATATTTTTCCTGCTCGTTGGTCAATTCAGTATCCAGCAGGATGCGGCTGAGCCCAACGATGCCATTGAGCGGCGTACGCAGCTCGTGGCTGATGGTTGAGATAAAGGTGGTCTTGTCCCGGCTGGCGCGCTCCAACGCGTCCTGATAGCGCTTACGCTCGGTAATATCGCGGCCAAAGCCCATCAGACCACGGCGCTTGCCCACGCGGTCATAGTAGGGGACCTTGCGGATCTCAAAGCAGGCTTTACGCCCATCGGGATAATCGAGCCATTGTTCGTAGGTCAGCGAGACATTATGGCGGAAGACTTTCTCATCGGTCTCCAGCACTTTCACCGCGGCTTCTTCGCTATAGACATCCTGCGGCTTGAGGTGAATCAACTGCTTTTCGCTTTTACCGGTCAACAGCTCCATCGCCCGGTTACAGCCGGAGAACTCTTTATCTTCGTTACGATAGAAAACCAGATCCGGTGAGGCATCAAGGAAAGAGCGCAGGAAAGAGGATTGTTGCTCTAGCTGAATTTGCGTCTCTTCGCGCTCTTTCATCTCTATTTTCAGCTGTTCCAGCGTGGTTTCGCGCTCCGCTTCCGCTTTTTCACGTTCGCCAATTTCCTGGTTCAACTGGGCGATATTATCCTTGAGCTGTACGTTAAGCTTAAGATCGCGCTCGCGCATCTCTTCCAGCTTTTCCACCAGCCGCGAGAGTCGCTGGCGCGACTCTTCCAGCTGTTCGACCACCACTGACAGAAAATAGACCGCCCAGGGGGTAATCAGCAGCCCGAAGAAGATAGAGCGGATGACATCGATACTCTCCACCTGTCCATGCAGCACCATCGTGACGGCCATCTGCACCACGATAGCCAGCACCACCAGCGCCAGAGCCAACAGCATTGAAAAGCGCACCAGACCTAACTTCATCATCAGGTCGACATAGTACTGCGCCAGCATACGAATTTGCTTCATGAGGGATTCCTTATCGCCAACTCCGCACAATAATACCCAATTCTGAACATTACGCTGTAAGTTGTGAAAAAAATGCGGCGGTAATCAGCCGTTAAGGAAGTGGAACATCAGGCAGGCTGGATCCACGGCGTCCCCAATGCCGACCCCTGAACGCCATGGGTATTAAGGTATTTGTCCAACTCGACCATACCGGTCCAGCGGTTTTCGCACCACAGCGGCGCCAGTAGCGTCGGGCGGCGGGCGCTGGCCGAGATGCGATGGTAAATCACCTCCGGCGGGGTATGGCGAATCATCTCACCGGCGGTGATCGTATAATCATCCAGCGCAATACCGTTCAGGCGACCCGCCTGCCAGGCTTTCGCCATGATGCTGCCGGTCACGATGTGCAGCGGGTGCAGTTTGATGCCATCGACGCCGGTGTCGACCACCCGTTGCAGGGTGTGCAGGCACTGCTGCTGGGTTTCGCCCGGCAGGCCGACGATAAGATGCGCGCAGACCTTTAATCCGCGCTCGCGCGCCAGTCGGGTGGTGCGCTGGTAGCAGGCAAAGTCATGGCCGCGATTGATACGATGCAGCGTTTTATCATGCGCGGTCTGCAATCCCAGCTCCAGCCAGATTTCATAGCCCTGCTCCCGATATTCGCTGAGCAGGTCCAGCACCGCATCGGGAACGCAGTCGGGGCGGGTGCCGACGCACAGCCCCACGATATTCGCCTGGTTCACCGCCTGCTGATACATTGAACGCAGCAACTGTACTTCGGCAAAGGTGCTGGTGTAGGCCTGGAAATAAGCAAGATAGCGTTTCGCTCGGTTAACCAACTGCGCCTGGTGCGCCAGCTGATCGGCAATCGAACGGTACTGCTGGGCCTCGTCGGCGAAGGAGGCGACATTACAAAATGTGCAGCCGCCGCGGCCAATTGTGCCATCCCGGTTCGGGCAGCTAAATCCACCATGCAGCGTCAGTTTATGAACCTTTTCGCCGTAGCGGCGCGTAAGATCCCCACCAAACATGTTGACTAATTTTTGTAACTGCATAATCTGATAGACCGGCCTCAAGAAAGGGGCCAAGCCTGCCATTTTTAGCCTCCGACGGCGATGACCTGGATCAATCGTCAGCGCGGCCGCTTACCTCATTGCATATTAAATCAAAATAAACGCGGTTTCATTCACACCCGCGGTAATAACATTTACTTATACTTCAATGCTGAGTTTCAATTATCTTTGTCGCAGCAAAAAACAGTTTTATTTCCTGCCATTAAGACAACCAGCAGTCAAATATTCCGCCATAAAAATACAATTCAGCACAGAAAGGTAATCTTAGGCTACGGATATAGTGAGACAGATCACACTAGATTACGCATCCCTGAGAGTTTATATGCCTTTAAAAAAACAACAATCCTTTTAAAATCATAAAATTAAACACCTCTTAGCACACTTTTGTATAAATAAGATTGCCATTTGACGTAAGTGTGGATTCTCGCTAAGTTGGGAATCCGCTGGAAGCTTTCTGGATGAGCGCTCTGCTCATCATATTTATGCAGTAATTGAGATTCCCTCTTAATAGCAAGTCCTCAAACTTGTGTACCGATGCGAAAAGGATTTAAAGAGGGCGAATGCGAGGTAGGCAAAGATGCCCTTACCCCGTCGCCATGCTCTTGCTGTGCCTTGCGCGCAATCGATTAAGGGGGCGTCCCGTAGAGCCTGGGGAGGTTCACTGATATGTTGTACGACAAATCCCTTGAGCGGGATAACTGTGGTTTCGGCCTGATCGCCCACATAGAAGGCGAACCTAGCCACAAGGTAGTGCGCACCGCTATACACGCACTGGCCCGAATGCAGCACCGCGGCGCGATCCTGGCCGATGGTAAAACCGGCGACGGTTGCGGCCTGCTGTTACAAAAACCCGATCGTTTCTTCCGGATTGTGGCGGAAGAGCGCGGCTGGCGCTTAGCCAAAAACTACGCCGTCGGGATGCTGTTCCTGAATAAAGACCCCGAGCTGGCAAGCGCTGCGCGCCGTATCGTTGAAGAAGAGCTGCAACGCGAAACATTGTCTATCGTTGGCTGGCGCGATGTGCCAACCAATGAAGGCGTGCTCGGTGAAATCGCCCTCTCCTCGCTGCCTCGTATTGAACAAATTTTTGTTAACGCGCCGGCAGGCTGGCGTCCGCGCGATATGGAACGCCGTCTGTTCATCGCGCGCCGCCGCATTGAAAAGCGCCTGCAGGAAGACAAAGATTTCTACGTTTGTAGCCTGTCGAACCTGGTTAATATCTATAAAGGTCTATGTATGCCGGCGGATTTGCCGCGCTTCTACCTGGACCTCGCGGACCTGCGTCTGGAATCCGCCATCTGCCTGTTCCACCAGCGCTTCTCCACCAATACCGTGCCGCGCTGGCCGCTGGCGCAGCCTTTCCGCTATCTGGCGCACAATGGTGAAATCAATACCATCACCGGTAACCGCCAGTGGGCCCGCGCCCGTACCTATAAATTCCAGACTCCGCTGATCCCCGATCTGCATGACGCCGCGCCGTTCGTCAACGAAACCGGCTCTGATTCAAGCTCGATGGATAATATGCTGGAACTGCTGCTGGCAGGCGGGATGGATATCGTCCGCGCGATGCGCCTGCTGGTACCGCCAGCCTGGCAGAATAACCCGGACATGGATCCGGAATTGCGCGCGTTCTTCGATTTTAACTCCATGCATATGGAGCCGTGGGACGGCCCGGCGGGCATCGTCATGTCCGACGGTCGCTACGCCGCCTGTAACCTCGACCGTAACGGTCTGCGTCCGGCGCGCTACGTCATTACCAAAGATAAACTCATCACCTGCGCGTCTGAAGTCGGTATCTGGGACTACCAGCCTGATGAGGTGATGGAAAAAGGCCGCGTTGGGCCTGGCGAGCTGATGGTCATCGATACCCGCAGCGGGCGCATTCTGCACTCGGCGGAAACCGATAACGATCTAAAAAGCCGCCATCCGTACAAAGAGTGGATGGAGAAAAACGTCCGCCGTCTGGTGCCGTTCGAAGACCTGCCGGAAGAAGAAGTCGGCAGCCGTCAGTTGGATGATGACACGCTCGCCAGCTACCAGAAACAGTTTAACTACAGCGCCGAAGAGCTGGACTCCGTCCTGCGCGTCCTGGGGGAAAACGGCCAGGAAGCGGTCGGTTCGATGGGCGATGATACCCCATTCGCCGTGCTCTCCAGCCAGCCGCGTATCATTTATGATTATTTCCGCCAGCAGTTCGCCCAGGTGACAAACCCGCCGATCGATCCGCTGCGTGAAGCGCACGTGATGTCGCTGGCCACCAGCATCGGCCGTGAAATGAACGTCTTCTGCGAAGCGGAAGGCCAGGCGCACCGCCTGAGCTTCAAATCGCCGATCCTGCTGTACTCCGACTTTAAACAGCTGACCACCATGGAGGAGGAGCACTATCGCGCCGACACCCTGGATATTACCTTTGATGCCAACGAAACCACGCTGGCCGAGACGGTAAAAGCGCTGTGCGATAAAGCGGAACAGATGGTACGTAACGGCACCGTACTGCTGGTGCTGTCCGACCGCAACATCGCGAAAGACCGTCTGCCGGTACCGGCGCCGATGGCCGTTGGCGCCATCCAGACGCGCCTCGTCGATAAGAGCCTGCGCTGCGACGCTAACATCATCGTCGAAACCGCCAGCGCCCGCGATCCGCACCACTTTGCGGTGCTGCTGGGCTTTGGCGCGACGGCTATCTATCCATATCTTGCCTATGAAACCCTGGCGAAGCTGGTGGATAGCAAAGCTATCGATAAAGAATACCGTACGGTGATGCTGAACTACCGTAACGGCATCAACAAAGGCCTGTACAAAATCATGTCGAAGATGGGGATCTCGACCATCGCCTCCTACCGCTGCTCGAAGCTGTTCGAAGCGGTCGGTCTGCATCGCGACGTGGCCGACCTCTGCTTCCAGGGCGTAGTGAGCCGCATCGGCGGCGCCGGTTTCGATGACTTCCAGCAGGACCTGCTGAATCTGTCGAAACGCGCATGGCTGGCGCGTAAACCGCTGGCTCAGGGCGGTTTGCTGAAATATGTCCACGGCGGCGAATATCACGCCTACAACCCGGACGTCGTTCGCACCCTGCAGCAGGCGGTTCAGAGCGGCGAATACCGTGATTATCAGGAATACGCGAAGCTGGTTAACGAACGTCCGGCAGCCACGCTGCGCGATCTGCTGGCGCTCAACCCAGGCGATGAAGCCATAAGCATCAATGAAGTGGAATCAGCGAAAGAGCTGTTTAAACGCTTCGATACCGCGGCCATGTCGATCGGCGCGCTGAGCCCGGAAGCGCACGAATCACTGGCGGAAGCGATGAACAGCATCGGCGGCTTCTCCAACTCCGGTGAAGGCGGTGAAGACCCGGCGCGCTACGGCACCAACAAAGTCTCGCGTATTAAGCAGGTGGCTTCAGGTCGTTTCGGCGTTACCCCAGCCTACCTGGTGAATGCCGACGTGATCCAGATTAAAGTCGCCCAGGGCGCGAAACCCGGTGAAGGCGGACAGTTGCCGGGTGACAAAGTGACGCCTTATATTGCCAAACTGCGTTATTCGGTACCTGGCGTGACGCTGATCTCCCCGCCGCCGCACCACGATATTTACTCTATCGAGGATCTGGCGCAGCTGATTTTCGACCTCAAGCAGGTCAATCCGAAGGCGATGATTTCCGTCAAACTGGTTTCCGAGCCGGGTGTCGGCACCATCGCCACCGGCGTGGCGAAAGCCTACGCAGACCTAATCACTATCGCCGGCTACGATGGCGGTACCGGGGCGAGCCCGCTTTCATCGGTGAAATATGCCGGCTGTCCGTGGGAACTTGGCCTGGTGGAAACCCAGCAGGCGCTGGTCGCCAACGGCCTGCGTCATAAAATTCGCCTGCAGGTAGATGGCGGCCTGAAAACCGGCCTCGATATCATCAAAGCGGCGATCCTTGGCGCGGAAAGCTTCGGCTTCGGCACCGGCCCGATGGTCGCGCTGGGCTGTAAATACCTGCGTATCTGTCACCTGAACAACTGCGCCACCGGCGTAGCGACCCAGGACGACAAACTGCGTAAGAACCACTACCACGGCCTGCCGTTCAAAGTGACCAACTACTTTGAATTCATCGCCCGCGAAACCCGCGAGCTGATGGCGCAGCTGGGCGTGAAGCGTCTGGTGGACCTGATCGGCCGCACCGACCTGCTGAAAGAACTGGAAGGCTTTACGGCGAAACAGCAGAAACTGGAGCTCGGCAAACTGCTGGAAACCGCTGAGCCGCTGCCGGGCAAAGCGCTGTACTGCACCGAGAGCAACCCGCCGTTCGATAACGGCGTGCTCAACGCGCAGCTGCTGCAGCAGGCGAAGCCGTATGTGGATAACAAACAGAGCAAAACGTTCTGGTTCGATATTCGCAACACCGACCGTTCCGTTGGCGCGTCGTTGTCCGGTTATATCGCCCAGACTCACGGCGACCAGGGGCTGGCCGCCGACCCGATTACCGCCCACTTTAGCGGTACCGCGGGCCAGAGCTTCGGCGTCTGGAACGCCGGCGGCGTTGAGCTGCACCTGACCGGCGACGCCAACGACTACGTGGGGAAAGGCATGGCGGGCGGTCTGCTGTCGATTCGTCCTCCGGTCGGCTCCGCCTTCCGTAGCCATGAAGCAAGTATCATTGGCAACACCTGTCTGTATGGCGCGACCGGCGGTCGTCTGTACGCGGCAGGACGCGCGGGCGAACGCTTTGCGGTACGTAACTCCGGCGCCATCACCGTGGTGGAAGGCATCGGCGACAACGGCTGTGAATACATGACCGGCGGCATCGTCTGTATCCTGGGGAAAACCGGCGTGAACTTCGGCGCAGGTATGACCGGCGGCTTTGCTTACGTCCTGGATGAAGATGGCGACTTCCGTAAACGCGTTAACCCTGAACTGGTGGAAGTTCTGGACGTGGACACGCTGGCTATCCATGAGGAGCACCTGCGTGGCTTAATTACCGAACACGTTCAGCTTACCGGTTCGCAGCGCGGCGAAGAGATCCTCGCCAACTGGCCGGCCTTCGCGGCGAAGTTTGCGCTGGTTAAACCGAAGTCCAGCGATGTTAAAGCACTGTTGGGTCACCGTAGTCGTTCCGCAGCTGAGCTGCGGGTGCAGGCGCAGTAAGGGGTTAAGATGAGTCAGAACGTATACCAATTTATCGACCTGCAGCGCGTTGATCCGCCAAAGAAACCGCTGAAGATCCGTAAAATTGAATTTGTAGAAATTTACGAGCCGTTTTCAGAAGGCCAGGCCAAGGCGCAGGCAGATCGCTGCCTCTCCTGCGGCAACCCGTACTGCGAATGGAAATGTCCGGTGCACAACTACATCCCTAACTGGCTGAAACTGGCCAACGAGGGGCGCATTTTTGAAGCGGCGGAACTGTCGCATCAGACCAACACCCTGCCGGAAGTCTGCGGACGTGTCTGCCCGCAGGACCGCCTGTGCGAAGGTTCCTGTACCCTGAACGATGAGTTCGGCGCGGTGACCATCGGCAACATTGAACGCTATATCAACGATAAGGCGTTTGAGATGGGCTGGCGTCCGGACTTGTCCGGCGTGAAGCAAACCGGTAAAACCGTCGCCATTATCGGCGCCGGTCCGGCAGGCCTGGCCTGCGCGGATGTGCTGACCCGTAACGGCGTAAAGGCGATCGTTTTCGATCGTCATCCGGAAATCGGCGGTCTGCTGACCTTCGGCATCCCGGCGTTTAAGCTGGAAAAAGAGGTGATGACCCGCCGCCGTGAGATCTTCACCGGCATGGGGATTGAGTTCCGGCTCAATACCGAAGTGGGCCGTGACGTCCAACTCGACGATCTGCTGAAAGAGTACGATGCCGTATTTCTGGGCGTGGGCACCTACCAGTCCATGCGCGGCGGACTGGAAAACGAAGATGCCAACGGCGTGTATGACGCACTGCCGTTCCTTATCGCCAACACCAAACAGATCATGGGCTTTGGCGAAACGGCGCACGAACCGTTCGTCAGTATGGAAGGCAAACGCGTGGTGGTTCTCGGCGGCGGCGACACCGCGATGGACTGCGTGCGGACCTCGGTTCGTCAGGGGGCGGCGCACGTTATCTGCGCCTATCGTCGTGACGAAGAAAACATGCCGGGTTCCAAACGCGAAGTGAAAAACGCGCGTGAAGAGGGTGTCGAATTCCAGTTCAACGTCCAGCCGCTGGGCGTGGAAGTGAATGCCAACGGCAAAGTGTGCGGCGTGAAAATGGCGCGCACCGAAATGGGCCAGCCGGATGCGAAAGGCCGCCGTCGCGCGGAAATCGTCGCCGGTTCCGAGCACGTGGTGCCGGCAGACGCGGTGGTGATGGCGTTTGGTTTCCGTCCACACAGCATGGAATGGCTGGCGAAACATAGCGTCGAGCTGGATTCTCAGGGCCGCATCATCGCCCCGGAAGGCAGCGACAACGCGTTCCAGACCAGCAACCCGAAAATCTTTGCCGGCGGCGATATCGTTCGCGGCTCAGACCTGGTGGTAACGGCGATTGCCGAAGGCCGTAAAGCGGCGGACGGGATCCTCAACTATCTTGAAGTCTGATTAGACCCTGAGTCTCAACGCAGAAAAGCCCGATGGTTAACGCTATCGGGCTTTTTTATGCTTGATCGTGGTTAAGCAGGAGCAAAAAAAACAGGCCCCGGAGGGCCTGTCAGGCATTACTTCACAACGCGCAGCGCCGGACGACCACCGCGCGGCGGCGGCGGCGTGTCGTCTGGATCGTCATCGTGATTATCCGGCTTATCGCCATCAATCACCGACATCACCGTTTCGTTTTCGCTCTCAGACACGACGTCATCATCGTTGAGGCTGCTGACATCTTCGTCATAGGCCGCTTCAGGTTCAAACATCGTTCCTGCGCCGTTCTCACGGGCATAGATAGCGAGTACCGCAGCCAGCGGCACGGAAACGTTGCGCGGTACGCCGCCGAAGCGAGCATTAAAGCGCACTTCGTCATTCGCCAGTTCCAGATTGCCCACCGCACGTGGCGCAATATTCAGAACGATTTGGCCGTCGCGAGCGTACTCCATCGGCACGAGAACGCCTGGCAGCGTCACATCGACGACCAGGTGCGGAGTCAGCTGGTTATCCAGCAGCCACTCATAGAACGCCCGCAGCAGGTACGGGCGACGCGGCGTCAGCTGTGAGACATCCATTATTTAGCCCCGGCCGAGGCGCATTTCACGCTCGGCTTCAGTTAAAGAAGCGAGGAAAGAATCACGTTCGAAGACGCGAGTCATATAGCCCTTAAGCTCTTTCGCGCCAGCACCCACCAGTTCTACGCCGAGAACCGGCAAACGCCACAGCAGCGGAGCCAGGTAGCAATCGACCAGGCTGAATTCGTCGCTCAGGAAGTAAGGCTTCTGAGTAAAGACCGGCGCAATCGCCTGCAGTTCTTCACGCAGCTGCTTACGAGCGGCATCAGCCTGGGCCGCGGTACCGGTCTGGATGGTATTCATCAGCGAATACCAGTCTTTCTCGATACGTTGCATGTACAGACGGCTTTCACCACGCGCCACCGGGTAAACCGGCATTAGCGGCGGATGCGGGAAACGCTCATCCAGGTATTCCATAATGATGCGGGATTCCCACAGAGTGAGCTCACGATCCACCAGCGTCGGGACGCTTTGATTCGGGTTGAGGTCAATCAGATCCTGAGGCGGGTTATCCTTCTCCACGTGCTCTATCTCAAAACTGACACCTTTTTCGGCCAGCACGATGCGGACCTGATGGCTATAGATGTCAGTAGGACCAGAAAACAGCGTCATTACCGAACGTTTGTTGGCAGCGACAGCCATGAAAACCTCCAGGTATATTCAGAATTTTTACTGCTGCCGACCACGCATGGCCAGCCAGATGTATAAACCCCATTCGCACGGCGACGATATGTTCATTGATTAACTAAAAAATGAACAACCACCAGCATTTGGGCAGAAAATTGGATGATAGTTTACCAGATTTTGCGGACGTTGTGGTGAGGGTATTCTGGAAATGCTGAAAAAGTGGTAAGAACAGACCATTTCTTTGTGGATAACAGCCGTTTTATCCATAAAAAAACCCG contains the following coding sequences:
- a CDS encoding TIGR01212 family radical SAM protein (This family includes YhcC from E. coli K-12, an uncharacterized radical SAM protein.), giving the protein MQLQKLVNMFGGDLTRRYGEKVHKLTLHGGFSCPNRDGTIGRGGCTFCNVASFADEAQQYRSIADQLAHQAQLVNRAKRYLAYFQAYTSTFAEVQLLRSMYQQAVNQANIVGLCVGTRPDCVPDAVLDLLSEYREQGYEIWLELGLQTAHDKTLHRINRGHDFACYQRTTRLARERGLKVCAHLIVGLPGETQQQCLHTLQRVVDTGVDGIKLHPLHIVTGSIMAKAWQAGRLNGIALDDYTITAGEMIRHTPPEVIYHRISASARRPTLLAPLWCENRWTGMVELDKYLNTHGVQGSALGTPWIQPA
- the elbB gene encoding isoprenoid biosynthesis glyoxalase ElbB; protein product: MKKIGVVLSGCGVYDGAEIHEAVITLLAIARRGAQAVCFAPDKAQTDVINHLTGETMAESRNVLIEAARLARGAIQPLASARADELDALIVPGGLGAAKNLSNFAAQGSECVVDRDLQALTLAMHEAGKPLGFMCIAPALLPKIFPTPLRITIGTDPDTAEVLEEMGAEHVPCPVDDIVVDEDNKVVTTPAYMLAQNIAEAASGIEKLVDRVLVLAE
- the arcB gene encoding aerobic respiration two-component sensor histidine kinase ArcB — protein: MKQIRMLAQYYVDLMMKLGLVRFSMLLALALVVLAIVVQMAVTMVLHGQVESIDVIRSIFFGLLITPWAVYFLSVVVEQLEESRQRLSRLVEKLEEMRERDLKLNVQLKDNIAQLNQEIGEREKAEAERETTLEQLKIEMKEREETQIQLEQQSSFLRSFLDASPDLVFYRNEDKEFSGCNRAMELLTGKSEKQLIHLKPQDVYSEEAAVKVLETDEKVFRHNVSLTYEQWLDYPDGRKACFEIRKVPYYDRVGKRRGLMGFGRDITERKRYQDALERASRDKTTFISTISHELRTPLNGIVGLSRILLDTELTNEQEKYLKTIHVSAVTLGNIFNDIIDMDKMERRKVQLDNQEVDFTSFLADLENLSGLQAQQKGLRFVMEPTQPLPHKVITDGTRLRQILWNLISNAVKFTQQGNVTVRVRYDEGDMLHFEVEDSGIGIPQAEQDKIFAMYYQVKDSHGGKPATGTGIGLAVSRRLARNMGGDISVTSQPGQGATFTLTVHAQAVADEVEDTLAEDDMPLPALNVLLVEDIELNVIVARSVLEKLGNSVDVAMTGKAALEMFEPGEYDLVLLDIQLPDMTGLDISRQLKQRYAADELPPLVALTANVLKDKKEYLDAGMDDVLSKPLSVPALTAIIKKFWDAPEDDGHEPPAVDVAKSASVLDTDMLEQYIELVGPKLITDGLAVFEKMMPGYMSVLESNLTARDQKGIVDEGHKIKGAAGSIGLRHIQQLGQQIQTPDLPAWEDNVGEWVEEMKSEWQNDVAVLKAWIAAADKK
- the gltB gene encoding glutamate synthase large subunit — encoded protein: MLYDKSLERDNCGFGLIAHIEGEPSHKVVRTAIHALARMQHRGAILADGKTGDGCGLLLQKPDRFFRIVAEERGWRLAKNYAVGMLFLNKDPELASAARRIVEEELQRETLSIVGWRDVPTNEGVLGEIALSSLPRIEQIFVNAPAGWRPRDMERRLFIARRRIEKRLQEDKDFYVCSLSNLVNIYKGLCMPADLPRFYLDLADLRLESAICLFHQRFSTNTVPRWPLAQPFRYLAHNGEINTITGNRQWARARTYKFQTPLIPDLHDAAPFVNETGSDSSSMDNMLELLLAGGMDIVRAMRLLVPPAWQNNPDMDPELRAFFDFNSMHMEPWDGPAGIVMSDGRYAACNLDRNGLRPARYVITKDKLITCASEVGIWDYQPDEVMEKGRVGPGELMVIDTRSGRILHSAETDNDLKSRHPYKEWMEKNVRRLVPFEDLPEEEVGSRQLDDDTLASYQKQFNYSAEELDSVLRVLGENGQEAVGSMGDDTPFAVLSSQPRIIYDYFRQQFAQVTNPPIDPLREAHVMSLATSIGREMNVFCEAEGQAHRLSFKSPILLYSDFKQLTTMEEEHYRADTLDITFDANETTLAETVKALCDKAEQMVRNGTVLLVLSDRNIAKDRLPVPAPMAVGAIQTRLVDKSLRCDANIIVETASARDPHHFAVLLGFGATAIYPYLAYETLAKLVDSKAIDKEYRTVMLNYRNGINKGLYKIMSKMGISTIASYRCSKLFEAVGLHRDVADLCFQGVVSRIGGAGFDDFQQDLLNLSKRAWLARKPLAQGGLLKYVHGGEYHAYNPDVVRTLQQAVQSGEYRDYQEYAKLVNERPAATLRDLLALNPGDEAISINEVESAKELFKRFDTAAMSIGALSPEAHESLAEAMNSIGGFSNSGEGGEDPARYGTNKVSRIKQVASGRFGVTPAYLVNADVIQIKVAQGAKPGEGGQLPGDKVTPYIAKLRYSVPGVTLISPPPHHDIYSIEDLAQLIFDLKQVNPKAMISVKLVSEPGVGTIATGVAKAYADLITIAGYDGGTGASPLSSVKYAGCPWELGLVETQQALVANGLRHKIRLQVDGGLKTGLDIIKAAILGAESFGFGTGPMVALGCKYLRICHLNNCATGVATQDDKLRKNHYHGLPFKVTNYFEFIARETRELMAQLGVKRLVDLIGRTDLLKELEGFTAKQQKLELGKLLETAEPLPGKALYCTESNPPFDNGVLNAQLLQQAKPYVDNKQSKTFWFDIRNTDRSVGASLSGYIAQTHGDQGLAADPITAHFSGTAGQSFGVWNAGGVELHLTGDANDYVGKGMAGGLLSIRPPVGSAFRSHEASIIGNTCLYGATGGRLYAAGRAGERFAVRNSGAITVVEGIGDNGCEYMTGGIVCILGKTGVNFGAGMTGGFAYVLDEDGDFRKRVNPELVEVLDVDTLAIHEEHLRGLITEHVQLTGSQRGEEILANWPAFAAKFALVKPKSSDVKALLGHRSRSAAELRVQAQ